ATTCCAGATTCTTATCTATACGGTCGGCCAAAGAACCGATTTTTTCACTGTTTACATTTGTGACTGTTTTTGTATAGTTGTAGTACAATTGTCCGTATGTTTTCCATTTGCAGAGGGAATACAGGCTTTTACCGGCATTCAGTGTGTAGGGAGCTTGACCTCTAAATTGATAAGCGCGTGTTTCCGGTTCTGTTTCACGGTTTATTGTGCCGTCAAAGGATGCAATGCCGTTTTCAATGCCCAGTTCCAGGCATCTTGGTACTCCGGCGGCATCGGTATAAAGGAATATTTTGTCAAACATGGCAGGCACGGTCATGATACCATTATATTTACCGTCTTCATCGGTATAAGCTTTGAATATAGGTTCCACATCGGCTTTCTTCTTCAGTTCGGCGGTACTTCCGTCGATGGGGTTCTCGGTATATACTTCAAGCAGAGCCTTGCATCCCGGTAAATCATAGTTTACATTCAGTTTCACTTCACTTGTCGTTTTGAAGCCGAAGTAAGTATCCATGGCAGGTAACTGATCCTTTCTGTGATTGGGATCGTAAACTTCATTTTGGTTCATACATCCACCGGATATACCAACTAATAGGGAGATACATCCGATTGCAGCAATTTTGTTAATATACTCTTTTCTCATGTTTAATAGATGATTTTACTGTAATTCTTTTGTATATAGGAGTTTATCCGCTGCAAAATTATGAATAAGTTGTTATATATACAAGTTTTATGATGAAAATATACAATTATTGGCAAGCATAGTCAATAAATGTTCTGTCTCAGAGTCTGTCGTTTATGTCTCTGAGATGCAATTTTGCCAATGGATTGGTGCTTGTTTTATAGATAAATTTATGTGAATAGGTATGCGGGCTTATATCCAAATTCTCAAATTTGGATTATTTGACATATAACTCGGATTATAATGCTAAATATATGGGTTAAATGGAATATTTTTTCTCTATATAGATACGTTTTCCGGGGGTATTTATTGTTCGTTCTTAAAAATTGCTTAGATCTATCAGTCCGAAGTCAGGATCCTTTTCGGGTTGCCAAGTACGTACATGTATGATAGGTTCTTTCGGGTTGTTGAGATCCACCATGAGGAACAGATAGCCGGTGTCTCCATAACTGGAAGAGAAGTAGTCCTGTTTTATCTGGATGCCGTAAATCTCACCGCCCACACCCGACTTGCGGACTTGGTTGTCGGCAAACCGTAGGTTCACGAATTCGCTGCTGTTGAAGATGTGTTTCAGTTTCTTCATGTATTCTTGCTTGGTCTGCTTGGTATATACCACCATGTTCCGGTCCATGGGCTGGCGCTCGCCGGCTCCGGCCGACTTCACGATGGAGCCGGTGATGATCAGTGCGTCGTCCGAGAAAATGCTGTTGATGTAGTCATACCGTTTCAGGGCATAGGCTGTCTTGTAGTTTTCCAGAAAGTTTATCAGCACGTTGCGCACTGTGTCTCCCCAAGAGGTGTGGTTCATGATGTCGTCCACGGCGGGCTTGTTCAGGCCGAAGGACAGTCCGTCCACCTTGCCGTCTTTGGTGAGGCTGAATACGACGTCTTCCACGAAGGTGCGGCGGTTGTCCGCAAAGTTGAAGCTCATGGGCAGGCTGCGGCAGATGATTTCGCCTTCGCATTCCAGGTATTGATAGGCGGGCTGGCGTATGATGCGGGCGTTGCCGAACTTGATGAGGCGGTTGAACATCTCATATCCGTTTGCGGTGCACAGAGATTGCACGCCGGCATAGTTGCGCGAACGGATGGCGTCTTCTATTTTTTCTAAGGTGGCACGATAGACGGCTGCGCTGTCGGCGCTGAGGAAGTGCATGCCTTTGTCGCTTGCTTTGGGAGCGTTTCCACCGGCAAGATCTGCACCTGTGGCTGTTTCTTCGCCATTCAGCTTCAGGTAGGCATTGCGCATGGCTACGGGACTGACGGTTTCTATCACTTCGGCAAGTTCACTGTCTATGTTGGCTTCGCCTTCAAACATATATTCTGTCTTGACGGAAAGCCCTTTGGCGCTTGCCATGGCAGGCAGTTCGATGACTCCCCTGCCGTCTTTGGCGGAGAAGATGTTGGACCAGTCCCGGCCGTCGAAGTAGGTGTAATCATAGTTTCGCGCCGGCTTTCCTTTGTAGGTCACTTTGACGTTGACGTTTTTCAGCGAGGCATCGGTTTGCACGTCTTCAATGTCAAGCTGGATGTGCGAGAAGATGTCGTTCATCTGTTTGGGAATCCATGTCGAG
Above is a window of Bacteroides helcogenes P 36-108 DNA encoding:
- a CDS encoding LPP20 family lipoprotein — protein: MKNSFLFLLIALLSIPASIGAQSVEEIQNNPDYLWGTGNATTLKQADNSALAALISQISTKVSASFDQQTVGGQNGEQATASESFKSVINTYSRATLNNTRRIVIQNEPDAAVMRYIKVSEIQRIFEGRKNKILNFTQEAIQAEKKAQVADALRYYYWATILLQSYPDGNFLTMKDEDGNDQLLSTWIPKQMNDIFSHIQLDIEDVQTDASLKNVNVKVTYKGKPARNYDYTYFDGRDWSNIFSAKDGRGVIELPAMASAKGLSVKTEYMFEGEANIDSELAEVIETVSPVAMRNAYLKLNGEETATGADLAGGNAPKASDKGMHFLSADSAAVYRATLEKIEDAIRSRNYAGVQSLCTANGYEMFNRLIKFGNARIIRQPAYQYLECEGEIICRSLPMSFNFADNRRTFVEDVVFSLTKDGKVDGLSFGLNKPAVDDIMNHTSWGDTVRNVLINFLENYKTAYALKRYDYINSIFSDDALIITGSIVKSAGAGERQPMDRNMVVYTKQTKQEYMKKLKHIFNSSEFVNLRFADNQVRKSGVGGEIYGIQIKQDYFSSSYGDTGYLFLMVDLNNPKEPIIHVRTWQPEKDPDFGLIDLSNF